A window of the Tripterygium wilfordii isolate XIE 37 chromosome 12, ASM1340144v1, whole genome shotgun sequence genome harbors these coding sequences:
- the LOC120010292 gene encoding uncharacterized protein LOC120010292, which translates to MATVSLSALCNTPLSPRVVSSHITHKLSACVPIRNLCLHSFKASFSPLTLRKQRNYQKVGFSEEETALVDEQPPPPQEATEDEQTTVSVPVSHSDKLTMYFQAEGTMSEAAIPKVTQALKGIEGVADLNVQILEGFARIELAKQTTAQATGVASGLVEVIQGSGFRLQTLNLSFQDEEYVFA; encoded by the exons atggCGACAGTCTCGCTATCTGCATTATGCAACACTCCACTGTCACCTCGAGTGGTCAGTTCTCACATTACCCACAAACTCTCCGCCTGTGTTCCCATTAGAAACCTCTGCCTCCATTCCTTCAAAGCTTCTTTCAGTCCCTTGACTTTGAGGAAGCAGAGAAATTATCAAAAAGTAGGGTTTTCGGAGGAAGAAACCGCACTCGTAGATGAACAGCCGCCACCCCCTCAAGAGGCAACAGAAGATGAACAGACAACTGTCTCCGTCCCTGTTTCTCACTCGGACAAGCTAACTATGTACTTCCAG GCAGAGGGAACAATGAGTGAAGCAGCTATTCCTAAAGTTACCCAGGCCTTGAAG GGAATAGAGGGAGTTGCTGATTTAAATGTCCAAATCCTTGAGGGCTTTGCAAGGATTGAG TTAGCAAAACAGACAACTGCACAAGCTACAGGGGTGGCTTCTGGTTTGGTTGAGGTCATACAAGGTTCAGGTTTCAGGTTACAAACACTAAACCTGAGTTTTCAGGATGAAGAGTATGTATTTGcttaa
- the LOC120010293 gene encoding gibberellin-regulated protein 14-like, producing MPPKVLLFVVATLLLVSTKVSSNNDEEYSSKALTVKPSVPVSVPAAAPAVPVKAPIPAPQVPNSPPPANPPTKPMPKIRTIADCEPLCGQRCAAHARQNLCNRACKTCCVRCKCVPPGTYGNREMCGTCYTGMMSRNRPKCP from the exons ATGCCTCCCAAGGTTCTGCTATTTGTGGTAGCAACTCTGCTTCTAGTGTCTACCaag GTATCCTCGAATAATGATGAAGAATACAGTTCAAAG GCTTTAACTGTTAAACCATCCGTACCAGTATCGGTGCCAGCAGCCGCTCCAGCTGTTCCTGTGAAGGCACCCATTCCTGCACCTCAGGTGCCCAATTCTCCCCCTCCAGCGAACCCGCCCACTAAACCAATGCCAAAAATCAGGACAATAGCTG ATTGCGAGCCTCTATGTGGGCAGAGGTGCGCAGCACACGCAAGGCAGAATTTGTGCAACAGAGCTTGCAAGACCTGCTGTGTTCGATGCAAATGTGTGCCTCCAGGAACTTATGGCAACCGAGAGATGTGTGGCACTTGCTACACTGGCATGATGAGCCGCAACAGACCCAAGTGCCCATGA
- the LOC120010178 gene encoding ubiquitin-conjugating enzyme E2-23 kDa-like encodes MSSPSKRRDMDVMKLMMRDYVVEPVNDEINEFNVEFHGPKESLYEGGVWKIRVLLPDAYPYKSPSIGFLNKIFHPNVDDISGAVCLDVINQSWSPMFDLLNVFEVFLPQLLLYPNPSDPLNSDAASLMMKDEKKYEEKVKEYCELYAKKENDISTPSEESDEDISEDDFSDTSSNDGIAADADP; translated from the exons ATGTCATCACCAAGTAAGAGACGAGATATGGATGTCATGAAACT GATGATGCGTGACTATGTTGTGGAACCAGTCAATGATGAAATCAATGAATTCAATGTGGAATTCCATGGTCCAAAAGAAA GTCTTTATGAAGGTGGTGTTTGGAAAATCCGTGTGTTGCTGCCAGATGCTTACCCATACAAATCTCCTTCCATTGGATTTCTGAATAAAATATTCCACCCAAATGTTGATGACAT CTCTGGTGCTGTATGCTTGGACGTCATTAATCAATCATGGAGCCCAATGTTTG ACCTCTTGAATGTATTTGAGGTATTCCTACCACAGCTACTGCTTTACCCAAATCCTTCAGATCCATTAAATAGTGATGCAGCATCATTGATGATGAAGGACGAGAAAAAGTATGAAGAGAAAGTGAAAG AATACTGTGAGCTTTATGCGAAGAAAGAGAATGATATCAGCACTCCATCTGAAGAGAGTGATGAGGACATCAGTGAGGACGATTTCAGTGACACGTCAAGTAATGATGGCATTGCTGCAGATGCAGATCCATGA
- the LOC120011044 gene encoding xyloglucan glycosyltransferase 4-like — protein sequence MAPNAVVVTIEKANNVSLVEINGSDSSPLLPEKQKAISPKQFRFFLILKAYKLVTCISWLAMAFKSVFFSVKKRVALNNIGEEESVGRGIRLYRFIKAFLVISILALVLEIIAHYKKWNLNLIQPWEVQGLVQWSYMAWISFRVDYIAPLVIMLSKFCVVLFLIQSLDRLVLCIGCFWIKYKKLKPQIDADGYDPENPSSFPMVLVQIPMCNEREVYEQSIAAVCQLDWPKDCLLIQVLDDSDDGNLQLLIKEEVSSWRQKGVNIIYRHRLIRTGYKAGNLKSAMACDYVKDYEFVTIFDADFQPNPDFLKQTIPHFKGNPELGLVQARWTFVNKDENLLTRLQNVNLCFHFEVEQQVNGMFLNFFGFNGTAGVWRIKALEESGGWLERTTVEDMDIAVRAHLNGWKFIFLNDVRVICELPESYEAYKKQQHRWHSGPMQLFRLCLPAIITAKISTWKKANLIFLFFLLRKLILPFYSFTLFCIILPLTMFIPEAELPLWVICYVPIFMSLLNILPAPKSFPFLVPYLLFENTMSVTKFNAMVSGLFQLGSAYEWVVTKKTGRSSESDLLAFAEKAANEEKIQRRNSESGLELLSKLNEKKVPTVKRRNRIYRKELTLAFLLLTAAARSLLSAQGVHFYFLLFQGLSFLVMGLDLIGEQMS from the exons ATGGCTCCAAATGCTGTTGTGGTCACAATTGAGAAGGCTAACAACGTCTCCTTAGTCGAAATCAATGGTTCAGATTCATCACCATTGTTGCCTGAGAAACAAAAGGCAATTAGTCCAAAGCAATTCAGATTTTTTCTTATACTAAAAGCTTATAAACTTGTTACTTGCATTTCTTGGTTAGCCATGGCTTTCAAGTCCGTATTCTTTTCAGTTAAGAAACGCGTTGCGCTGAACAACATCGGTGAGGAAGAGAGCGTAGGCAGAGGAATAAGGTTGTACAGATTTATCAAAGCATTCTTGGTTATATCAATACTAGCATTGGTGTTGGAAATCATTGCACATTACAAGAAATGGAATTTGAATCTGATTCAACCATGGGAGGTTCAGGGTCTTGTTCAATGGTCTTATATGGCTTGGATTTCCTTCAGAGTTGACTATATTGCTCCTCTGGTGATAATGCTTTCTAAATTCTGTGTTGTACTGTTCTTGATTCAGTCACTCGATCGGCTAGTTTTGTGTATTGGGTGTTTCTGGATCAAGTACAAGAAGTTGAAGCCTCAGATTGATGCAGATGGTTATGACCCAGAAAATCCTTCAAGCTTCCCAATGGTTTTGGTACAGATCCCAATGTGTAATGAGAGAGAG GTGTATGAACAATCCATTGCTGCTGTCTGTCAACTTGACTGGCCAAAGGACTGTTTATTGATTCAAGTCCTGGACGATTCAGATGATGGAAATCTGCAACTTTTGATAAAAGAAGAAGTCTCCTCATGGCGACAAAAAGGCGTAAACATAATCTACAGGCATCGCTTAATCAGAACAGGATACAAAGCTGGAAATTTGAAATCCGCCATGGCTTGTGACTATGTCAAAGACTATGAATTTGTCACAATCTTTGATGCAGACTTCCAGCCAAACCCTGACTTCCTCAAGCAAACTATTCCTCACTTCAAG GGAAATCCTGAGCTGGGTCTAGTTCAGGCGCGCTGGACTTTCGTCAACAAGGATGAGAACCTCCTCACAAGGCTTCAAAACGTTAACTTGTGCTTCCATTTTGAGGTGGAACAGCAAGTCAATGGCATGTTTCTGAACTTTTTCGGATTCAATGGAACAGCTGGTGTGTGGAGAATTAAGGCATTAGAAGAATCAGGAGGCTGGCTTGAGAGAACAACAGTTGAGGATATGGACATTGCAGTTCGAGCACACTTGAATGGATGGAAATTTATATTTCTCAATGATGTAAGGGTGATCTGCGAGTTACCAGAGTCCTATGAAGCTTATAAGAAACAACAACATCGCTGGCATTCCGGTCCAATGCAACTATTTCGCTTATGTCTTCCTGCCATAATCACTGCCAAG ATTTCGACATGGAAGAAGGCGAACTTGATCTTCCTGTTCTTTCTTCTGAGGAAACTCATACTTCCCTTCTATTCTTTCACATTGTTTTGTATCATACTTCCATTGACTATGTTTATACCAGAAGCTGAACTACCTCTTTGGGTAATCTGTTATGTACCCATTTTCATGTCACTCTTGAACATTCTCCCTGCACCAAAATCCTTCCCTTTCTTGGTCCCATACCTACTCTTCGAGAACACAATGTCGGTTACAAAATTCAATGCCATGGTTTCTGGACTATTTCAGCTCGGAAGTGCTTATGAATGGGTAGTGACAAAGAAAACAGGCAGGTCATCAGAATCAGACTTATTAGCCTTCGCCGAGAAGGCTGCAAATGAGGAGAAGATTCAGCGGAGAAACTCCGAGTCCGGATTGGAATTGCTAAGCAAACTCAATGAGAAAAAAGTCCCTACTGTGAAAAGGAGGAATAGAATTTACAGGAAGGAGCTTACATTGGCTTTTCTTCTACTCACTGCAGCTGCAAGAAGCCTGTTGTCTGCTCAAGGAGTTCACTTCTACTTCTTGTTGTTCCAAGGCTTGTCATTTCTTGTTATGGGCTTGGACTTGATTGGTGAGCAAATGAGCTGA
- the LOC120010177 gene encoding putative F-box protein At1g47790, translating to MGNSVAACVKGKELLLNTGRKSERAPVQGQNSETFQWRSLQLVKAVEIQEEEAHTSQPNSPLLNPDVLFEILLKLPAELLVQFKCVSKLWRDIISDRIFMGAHLEYWKCRPPGIIFTWMSPSRRPVGHRAFHYWSFDVQKDEIKGVNCLQLYIKDCKDLQSGARILASCNGLLLLNMSSIPRLFICNPMIQVADTLPHPPVNVETCSWALVHDDSTDKYKVFAMKIRKISENKSCDECYAYTLGSSSSWRSLGVPCKHTWISDACVVANKMVHWLAGSEHTEGRQTILYSVDINTEKFEETSTPLPRYRVWHNLLEINGFLYYMALRRGEMLRLWVLKDWNTKIWMQEDIVGLDLYSFINGTAPSPSAQILLYDTWPVSAIVNSQCMSSIIVKDRQELVSFDLKFGEQRYILSESQRLLPFHNALVSGVSLASINSLQVHHVNSLVNSAFQDLIPNLVCPEDYSKHLWTLSLDI from the exons ATGGGGAACTCCGTCGCTGCATGCGTAAAAGGGAAGGAACTTCTTCTCAATACAGGAAGGAAAAGTGAAAGAGCACCAGTACAAGGACAAAACAGTGAGACTTTTCAGTGGAGGTCCCTGCAATTAGTAAAAGCAGTAGAAATTCAAGAAGAGGAAGCCCATACCTCTCAGCCAAATTCACCCCTCCTCAATCCAGATGTTCTTTTCGAGATACTGCTAAAACTCCCTGCAGAGCTTCTTGTACAGTTCAAGTGTGTTTCCAAGCTCTGGCGCGACATCATATCCGATCGCATCTTTATGGGTGCACATCTTGAGTACTGGAAGTGTCGGCCACCTGGAATCATCTTCACCTGGATGAGTCCCTCTCGACGACCCGTAGGACATAGAGCCTTCCACTACTGGTCTTTTGATGTGCAGAAGGATGAAATTAAAGGGGTCAACTGCTTACAACTGTACATCAAGGACTGCAAGGACCTGCAAAGTGGTGCACGCATCTTGGCTTCTTGTAATGGGTTGCTTCTCCTCAATATGAGTTCGATACCACGATTGTTCATATGCAACCCCATGATTCAAGTGGCCGATACCCTTCCACACCCACCTGTAAATGTTGAGACTTGTTCATGGGCATTGGTTCATGATGATTCAACTGATAAATACAAGGTGTTCGCCATGAAGATTCGAAAAATAAGTGAGAACAAAAGTTGCGATGAATGTTATGCTTACACATTAGGTAGCTCGTCATCGTGGAGGTCGCTGGGTGTGCCTTGTAAGCACACATGGATATCAGATGCATGTGTTGTTGCAAACAAAATGGTTCATTGGCTAGCAGGTTCTGAACACACAGAAGGGCGTCAAACAATCTTATACTCCGTGGATATCAATACAGAGAAATTTGAAGAAACCTCAACTCCGTTACCCAGATACAGAGTATGGCACAACTTGCTAGAGATCAATGGATTTCTATATTACATGGCATTACGCAGAGGGGAAATGTTACGATTATGGGTTTTGAAGGACTGGAACACCAAGATTTGGATGCAGGAGGACATAGTTGGGCTTGATTTATATTCATTTATAAATGGAACAGCCCCCTCGCCATCGGCACAAATTCTGTTGTACGACACTTGGCCTGTCTCTGCCATTGTCAATTCTCAGTGCATGAGTAGTATTATAGTTAAGGATAGGCAAGAGTTGGTGTCTTTTGACTTGAAGTTTGGGGAGCAAAGATATATTCTGAGTGAGAGTCAACGACTACTACCATTTCACAATGCCCTTGTATCTGGTGTGAGCTTGGCTTCTATAAACTCCTTGCAGGTGCACCATGTCAATAGCCTTGTGAA CTCTGCCTTTCAAGACCTCATCCCAAACCTTGTATGCCCAGAAGACTACTCCAAGCATCTCTGGACTCTCTCGCTAGACATTTGA
- the LOC120010176 gene encoding probable inactive receptor kinase At2g26730, whose translation MNPILLCLFLCISFSPFFRAAYSVEEEEEVRRSLVSFLSKLTDNSSQPQIDRSFNWNLTSDPCKDNWKGVVCDRTNTSVRRLLLSNHNFAGTFDAAVICNVQNLTSSLLHIGLDGNDIGGQIPAEIANCKQLIHLHLSGNRFSGSLPDSLPMLSNLKRLDISFNDLSGNLPDISRISGLTMFLAQYNQLTGEIPDFDFSNFDQFNISFNNFTGSVPADHGWLTETSLMGNPQLCGAPLPKNCASSSGDKKSSEDQILMYSGYVLVGTVFVACVVFRICRKKKKEEKVDLKNKVGSFDESMTNPSVVSTEYKTGASKSKISVHSAENSTLVSSSLIVLTSPEVNGLKFKDLLGAPAELMGRGKHGSLYKVNLENGKNLAVKRIKDWTISSNDFKERMQRLDQVKHPNVLSALAFYSSTNEKLLVYEYQKYGSLFMLLHGTKTGRGFDWPSRLGFAASIAEALAFMHQEHRDYGIAHGNLKSSNILLNDKMEPCISEYGLMPMHSKESSSKTTHFKADVHGLGVILLELLTGRLVQNNGVDLTTWVNSVVREEWTAEVFEKSLVSEGANEERMVNLLQVAVKCVNPSPEARPNASQVATMINTIKEEEEEEERSQVYEDRSIVFEP comes from the exons ATGAACCCAATTCTGCTATGCTTATTCCTCTGCATTTCTTTCTCTCCCTTCTTCCGTGCTGCGTATtctgtggaggaggaggaggaggttagGAGATCCCTTGTCAGCTTTCTTTCAAAACTCACTGATAATAGCTCTCAGCCGCAGATCGATCGGAGTTTCAATTGGAATTTAACATCTGATCCCTGCAAAGACAACTGGAAAGGTGTTGTCTGCGACCGGACTAATACTTCTGTGAGGCGATTATTGCTCAGCAACCACAACTTTGCAGGAACATTTGATGCTGCTGTTATTTGCAATGTGCAGAACTTGACTTCTTCTCTTTTGCATATCGGTCTTGATGGTAATGACATTGGTGGACAGATACCAGCAGAGATTGCAAACTGCAAGCAACTCATTCACTTGCACTTAAGCGGGAACCGATTTTCGGGATCCCTGCCTGATTCACTTCCAATGCTGAGTAATCTGAAAAGGCTTGACATTTCATTCAATGATCTTTCTGGTAACCTGCCTGATATATCGCGCATTTCTGGTCTGACAATGTTCCTTGCTCAGTATAATCAGTTGACAGGAGAGATCCCGGATTTCGACTTCTCCAACTTTGATCAGTTCAACATCTCTTTTAACAATTTCACTGGTTCTGTTCCAGCTGATCATGGCTGGTTAACTGAAACCAGCTTGATGGGTAATCCTCAATTATGTGGAGCTCCTTTGCCAAAAAATTGCGCATCTTCTTCCGGGGACAAGAAAAGCTCGGAAGACCAGATTCTTATGTACTCCGGATATGTTCTTGTGGGCACGGTCTTTGTTGCCTGTGTCGTATTCAGGATatgcagaaagaaaaagaaagaagagaaggttGATCTGAAAAATAAGGTAGGTTcatttgatgaaagtatgacCAATCCTAGCGTTGTATCCACTGAATACAAAACAGGTGCAAGCAAATCAAAAATCTCAGTTCATTCAGCTGAAAATAGCACATTAGTTTCGTCATCGCTGATAGTTCTTACTAGTCCGGAAGTGAATGGATTGAAATTCAAGGACTTGCTTGGGGCTCCTGCAGAATTGATGGGAAGAGGAAAGCATGGCAGCCTGTACAAGGTTAACCTTGAGAATGGCAAGAACCTTGCTGTTAAAAGGATTAAAGATTGGACGATTTCGAGCAACGACTTCAAGGAGAGGATGCAGAGACTTGACCAAGTGAAGCATCCAAATGTACTGTCAGCTCTTGCTTTTTACTCTTCAACAAATGAAAAGCTGCTGGTTTATGAGTATCAGAAATATGGCAGTCTCTTCATGCTTCTACATG GAACTAAAACAGGCAGAGGATTTGACTGGCCTAGCAGACTTGGCTTTGCAGCTTCTATTGCAGAGGCATTAGCTTTCATGCATCAGGAGCATCGAGATTACGGAATAGCTCATGGGAATTTGAAATCCTCAAACATCTTGCTGAACGATAAAATGGAGCCTTGCATTAGTGAGTATGGTCTGATGCCAATGCATAGTAAAGAATCCTCTTCAAAAACCACTCATTTCAAAGCAGATGTCCATGGCTTGGGAGTGATTCTTCTAGAGTTATTGACTGGAAGGCTAGTGCAGAACAATGGAGTGGACTTGACTACATGGGTTAACTCAGTCGTCCGAGAAGAATGGACTGCCGAAGTATTCGAGAAATCCCTCGTATCAGAAGGTGCGAACGAAGAAAGGATGGTTAACCTGCTCCAGGTGGCTGTAAAATGTGTCAACCCTTCCCCTGAAGCCAGGCCTAATGCAAGCCAAGTTGCTACCATGATCAACACaattaaagaagaagaagaggaagaagagagatcaCAAGTCTATGAAGACAGATCCATAGTTTTTGAACCATAA